A single genomic interval of Candidatus Binatia bacterium harbors:
- a CDS encoding 2-oxoacid:acceptor oxidoreductase subunit alpha, which produces MPNALSHGVNDFNVHVATVNGSGSQTANTTLLRAIFQMGIPVSGKNLFPSNIAGLPTWFTIRVNEWGHLARETRNDVLVAMNPETSVADIAAMGPGSVIVMNQGLPAPKKPEGVTVHAIPFDAMAQPLVPDPKLRRLVVNMVYVGVLAQILGIDRAEVERALEAQLGRKPKALAMNRAAVDAGFDFAAANLPPAPFRVERRDKTAGKILIEGNQAAALGAMFGGVTFVSWYPITPSSSLADALSGYLGRYRRDPKTGQATYAIVQAEDEISAIGMVLGASWAGARAMTATSGPGLSLMTEFTGYAYYAEIPAVIWDIQRIGPSTGLPTRTSQGDLLSVAFLSHGDTRQVMLFPSSVDECFDYGMRAFDLAERLQTPVFVLSDLDLGMNVWMADPFPYPDKPWDRGKVLSAEDLERIGKFERYRDVDGDGIPYRTIPGTKHGLAAYFTRGSGHDETARYTESSEAYPRVMDRLAAKWETARTWVPKPAVDQVAGAEIAIVAYGSSRWAVEEARERLLADGLKTSSLRIQAYPFTPEVEAFLGRHERIYVVEQNRDGQMAALLRMEYPERAARLRSVLHYDGLPLAASTVAEKIRSAEREEVGVR; this is translated from the coding sequence GTGCCCAACGCCTTGTCCCACGGGGTCAACGACTTCAACGTTCACGTGGCCACCGTGAACGGCTCCGGGAGCCAGACCGCCAACACCACGCTCCTCCGGGCCATCTTCCAGATGGGAATCCCGGTCTCCGGAAAGAATCTCTTTCCGTCCAACATCGCCGGCCTCCCCACCTGGTTCACCATCCGCGTGAACGAGTGGGGGCATCTCGCGCGCGAGACCCGGAACGACGTGCTCGTGGCCATGAACCCCGAGACCTCGGTCGCCGACATCGCCGCCATGGGCCCCGGCAGCGTCATCGTCATGAACCAGGGGCTCCCCGCGCCCAAGAAGCCCGAGGGGGTCACGGTCCACGCGATCCCCTTCGACGCCATGGCCCAGCCGCTCGTGCCCGACCCCAAGCTGCGCCGGTTGGTCGTGAACATGGTCTACGTGGGCGTGCTCGCGCAGATCCTGGGCATCGACCGCGCCGAGGTCGAGCGCGCGCTGGAGGCGCAGCTCGGCCGGAAGCCGAAGGCGCTCGCGATGAACCGCGCCGCCGTGGATGCCGGATTCGACTTCGCGGCGGCCAACCTTCCGCCGGCGCCCTTCCGCGTGGAGCGCCGCGACAAGACCGCGGGCAAGATCCTCATCGAGGGGAACCAGGCCGCCGCCCTCGGCGCGATGTTCGGAGGCGTGACGTTCGTCTCCTGGTATCCCATCACGCCGTCGTCCAGCCTCGCCGACGCGCTCTCCGGATACCTCGGCCGCTACCGGCGCGACCCGAAGACGGGACAGGCCACCTACGCCATCGTCCAGGCCGAAGACGAGATCTCCGCGATCGGCATGGTGCTCGGCGCCTCCTGGGCCGGCGCCCGCGCGATGACCGCGACCTCCGGCCCCGGCCTCTCACTCATGACCGAGTTCACCGGCTACGCCTACTATGCCGAGATCCCGGCCGTGATCTGGGACATCCAGCGGATCGGCCCCAGCACCGGGTTGCCGACGCGCACCTCGCAGGGCGACCTCTTGAGCGTGGCGTTCCTGTCGCACGGCGACACGAGACAGGTGATGCTCTTCCCCTCGTCCGTGGACGAATGCTTCGACTACGGCATGCGCGCCTTCGACCTGGCCGAACGGCTCCAGACCCCGGTCTTCGTCCTCTCCGATCTCGACCTCGGCATGAACGTCTGGATGGCCGACCCCTTCCCCTATCCCGACAAGCCCTGGGACCGCGGCAAGGTGCTCTCGGCCGAGGACCTCGAGCGGATCGGGAAGTTCGAGCGCTACCGCGACGTGGACGGCGACGGCATTCCCTACCGGACGATCCCGGGAACGAAGCACGGGCTGGCCGCCTATTTCACGCGCGGCTCGGGGCACGACGAGACGGCGCGCTACACCGAATCGAGCGAGGCCTACCCGCGCGTGATGGACCGGCTGGCCGCGAAGTGGGAGACGGCGCGAACGTGGGTGCCGAAGCCGGCCGTGGACCAGGTCGCGGGAGCGGAAATCGCGATCGTCGCCTACGGCTCCTCCCGCTGGGCCGTGGAGGAGGCTCGCGAGCGGCTCCTCGCGGACGGGCTGAAGACCTCCTCGCTCCGCATCCAGGCCTATCCCTTCACGCCGGAGGTGGAGGCATTCCTCGGGCGCCACGAGCGGATCTACGTCGTGGAGCAGAACCGCGACGGGCAGATGGCCGCGCTCCTCCGCATGGAGTACCCCGAGCGTGCGGCGCGGCTCCGATCGGTGCTGCACTACGACGGGCTCCCGCTCGCGGCGAGCACCGTGGCGGAGAAGATCCGGAGCGCCGAGCGGGAGGAGGTGGGGGTCCGATGA
- the nadA gene encoding quinolinate synthase NadA gives MSRQTLPEPYLTLDDDAIAGRIADAKRALGSRLVILGHHYQRDDVIRHADVTGDSFKLARLGAERTDAEYVVFCGVHFMAESADILRAPHQTVILPDLNAGCSMADMAPTEDVLEAGASLERLGVTDVTPVTYMNSTAEIKAFCGERGGAVCTSSNARAVFEWAFRRREKIFFLPDEHLGRNTALAMDIPASAIVVWDPMKEQGGLTAAQIEGAKAILWKGCCSVHTKFQRRHVDERRAEDPGVRILVHPEVPHEVAGAADVVGSTETIIRTLREAPAGSRWAVGTEYNLVRRLAQAMPDKKIVILSQDFCICATMYRISPQNLLWALERLVAGEVVNPIRVPEPTRTWAKAALDRMLQVT, from the coding sequence ATGAGCCGACAGACGCTTCCCGAGCCCTACCTGACCCTGGACGACGACGCGATCGCCGGGCGGATCGCGGACGCCAAGCGAGCGCTCGGTTCCCGTCTCGTGATCCTGGGGCACCACTACCAGCGCGACGACGTGATCCGCCACGCCGACGTCACGGGGGACTCGTTCAAGCTCGCCCGGCTGGGGGCCGAGCGCACCGATGCCGAGTACGTCGTGTTCTGCGGAGTCCACTTCATGGCCGAGAGCGCGGACATCCTGCGCGCGCCCCACCAGACGGTGATCCTGCCCGACCTGAACGCCGGCTGCTCGATGGCGGACATGGCCCCGACCGAGGACGTGCTCGAAGCGGGCGCCTCGCTGGAGCGGCTGGGCGTGACCGACGTGACACCGGTGACGTACATGAACTCGACGGCCGAGATCAAGGCGTTCTGCGGGGAGCGCGGAGGCGCGGTCTGCACGTCGTCCAACGCGCGCGCCGTGTTCGAGTGGGCGTTCCGCCGCCGCGAGAAGATCTTCTTCCTTCCCGATGAGCACCTGGGACGGAACACCGCCCTGGCGATGGACATTCCCGCCTCGGCGATCGTCGTCTGGGATCCGATGAAGGAGCAGGGGGGACTGACGGCGGCGCAGATCGAGGGCGCCAAGGCGATCCTCTGGAAGGGATGCTGCTCGGTGCACACCAAGTTCCAGCGCCGGCACGTGGACGAGCGCCGCGCCGAGGATCCAGGCGTCCGGATCCTGGTTCACCCCGAGGTGCCGCACGAGGTCGCCGGGGCGGCGGACGTCGTCGGGTCCACCGAGACGATCATTCGCACGCTGCGCGAGGCTCCCGCGGGCAGCCGCTGGGCGGTCGGGACCGAGTACAACCTGGTCCGCCGTCTGGCGCAGGCGATGCCCGACAAGAAGATCGTCATTCTGTCCCAAGACTTCTGTATCTGCGCTACCATGTATCGGATTTCTCCGCAGAATCTGTTGTGGGCGCTGGAGCGCCTGGTGGCGGGGGAGGTCGTGAATCCGATCCGCGTACCCGAGCCCACGCGCACCTGGGCGAAGGCCGCTCTCGACCGCATGCTCCAGGTCACCTGA
- a CDS encoding 4Fe-4S dicluster domain-containing protein, translating to MAYVIVKDICEGESSCVDVCPVDCIKKGDGENGKGTTWFFVVAEDCVSCNACLEACPVEGAILPD from the coding sequence ATGGCATACGTGATCGTGAAGGATATCTGCGAAGGCGAAAGCTCCTGCGTCGACGTCTGCCCCGTGGACTGCATCAAGAAGGGCGACGGGGAGAATGGCAAGGGCACGACCTGGTTCTTCGTCGTGGCGGAGGACTGCGTGAGCTGCAACGCCTGTCTCGAGGCCTGCCCCGTCGAAGGCGCCATTCTTCCCGACTGA
- a CDS encoding zf-HC2 domain-containing protein, with protein sequence MDCAEAKLQIESYVAGEIADDRKGPLEEHLASCAECRLDSELTRASRNQPADPDPNVAPGAFVESIQPDAGDSQSGSGADDRPAGATQAADGSWTLESIFGAGGAGGAGGAGGAGGPGGAAAARGAGAAEAAQAGGGAADSTASEGPALPPPSPQPDPSPESVFADDDDPRSALAERAAAAAAPLPEPDLSVLSGDVPPDFSDEAPASDAPTWDFEPADLKGGAKPPQGSLFFAEEALSRSGARKKPGVPKIVLWGAGGLVGVGLLALSIWIAMTVRQPLPEGRHPMRAGTGPAAPGNDAAATPAPVVPADPATGANPVAVANPEAPAGSGAPTETPATKTPSTSVPDSNPVASAPPQAEAPVPPAPKTVAVAPSSEKAHAAAPAPARKPAHAGETVARTAPKTPATTKPAALKPVPSKPWPAAPVLDSEDEEEAVTPPRVVPHSGTPTSPSTASNTSPAPPGGSTSAPSGSASAPSSEPASSPAPSAPDAVERPIDRLHLATLNAEQNADLVALRKLRETWRAFLKGSIGPDRSRAKRELADCLWAIQTLTSKFSDQKEALAAYRDFVLNAPAGGADARTVARMRQLEDAVAESH encoded by the coding sequence ATGGATTGCGCCGAGGCCAAGTTACAGATCGAGTCCTACGTCGCCGGCGAGATCGCCGACGACCGGAAAGGACCGCTCGAAGAGCACCTCGCCTCATGCGCCGAGTGCCGTCTGGACAGCGAGCTGACCCGCGCGTCCCGCAATCAGCCAGCCGACCCCGACCCCAACGTCGCTCCCGGCGCGTTCGTGGAATCGATCCAGCCCGACGCCGGGGACTCGCAATCCGGCTCCGGGGCGGACGATCGCCCGGCCGGGGCGACGCAGGCTGCGGACGGGAGCTGGACCCTCGAGTCGATCTTTGGAGCAGGGGGAGCGGGGGGAGCAGGGGGAGCGGGCGGAGCCGGCGGACCCGGGGGAGCAGCGGCAGCACGCGGCGCCGGAGCAGCCGAAGCGGCCCAGGCGGGCGGCGGAGCCGCGGATAGCACCGCGAGTGAGGGCCCGGCCCTGCCCCCGCCTTCGCCGCAGCCTGACCCCTCGCCCGAATCGGTCTTCGCGGACGACGACGATCCGAGGTCGGCGCTGGCCGAGCGCGCCGCCGCCGCGGCCGCGCCTCTTCCCGAGCCCGATCTGTCGGTCCTGTCCGGGGACGTCCCCCCCGACTTCTCCGACGAGGCCCCCGCTTCGGACGCGCCCACGTGGGACTTTGAGCCCGCCGACCTCAAGGGCGGCGCCAAGCCTCCCCAGGGGAGTCTCTTCTTCGCCGAGGAGGCGCTATCCCGCTCCGGAGCCCGGAAGAAACCGGGCGTTCCGAAAATCGTCCTGTGGGGAGCCGGCGGCCTGGTCGGTGTGGGGCTGCTGGCGCTCTCGATCTGGATCGCGATGACGGTTCGCCAGCCGCTGCCCGAGGGCCGCCATCCGATGCGCGCCGGCACCGGTCCGGCCGCGCCGGGGAACGACGCGGCGGCCACTCCGGCGCCGGTCGTGCCGGCGGATCCGGCCACGGGCGCCAATCCCGTCGCGGTGGCGAATCCCGAAGCCCCGGCAGGGTCCGGCGCGCCAACCGAGACGCCCGCGACGAAGACGCCCTCGACGAGCGTTCCCGATTCGAACCCCGTCGCGAGCGCGCCGCCACAGGCCGAGGCCCCCGTGCCGCCGGCGCCCAAGACGGTCGCGGTCGCACCTTCGTCGGAGAAGGCGCACGCGGCCGCGCCCGCTCCGGCGCGCAAGCCGGCCCACGCCGGCGAGACGGTGGCGCGGACCGCTCCCAAGACTCCGGCGACGACGAAGCCGGCGGCGCTTAAGCCCGTGCCCTCGAAGCCCTGGCCCGCGGCGCCCGTTCTCGATTCGGAAGACGAGGAAGAGGCCGTCACGCCGCCGCGCGTCGTGCCGCATTCGGGGACTCCGACCTCGCCGTCGACCGCCTCGAACACGAGCCCGGCCCCTCCGGGCGGCTCCACGTCCGCGCCGTCCGGCTCCGCGTCCGCGCCGTCCTCGGAGCCGGCTTCGTCCCCGGCTCCTTCCGCTCCCGACGCGGTCGAGCGCCCGATCGACCGGCTGCATCTCGCGACGCTGAACGCGGAGCAGAACGCCGACCTCGTCGCGCTCCGGAAGCTGCGCGAAACCTGGCGCGCGTTCCTGAAGGGCAGCATCGGCCCCGACCGCTCGCGCGCCAAGCGGGAGCTGGCCGACTGTCTCTGGGCCATCCAGACGCTCACCTCGAAGTTCTCCGACCAGAAGGAAGCGCTCGCCGCCTACCGCGACTTCGTGCTGAACGCCCCCGCCGGCGGGGCGGACGCGCGCACCGTCGCCCGCATGCGCCAGCTGGAAGACGCCGTCGCCGAGTCGCACTGA
- a CDS encoding PBP1A family penicillin-binding protein yields the protein MEPWWRKRPEWSRPAWLKVPSGTTPRPPWLKLPRPSWLPKGHARWLIFLLIVAFGFVAYDWFRLSAIGSSQYSGKGWTFPTRVYADWREYRVGDPLDTPTLQSSLDRARYRRVWARPADYGQYRIRGTFFEIRLRPFRYPDFAETGTEVLADVRNGRLVSLSQGFQEPRGRGILRIDPELLGEFSNASRERRSYVPIGDIPRHVVLAVVASEDRRFFRHWGLDLIGVFRATLRNMRAGSVVEGGSTINQQLAKNLFLSQERNIFRKFHEALLALLIEIRYPKEKILELYLNQIYLGQRGSWSVCGVEEASLFYFNKHAKELTLPEGAMLAGIIPAPNRLSPYRDRGAALARRDQVLADMVDCGWISKEDMRRYRRMPMRFGANPPPTTKAPYFVDYVREVLSKDIAPLDLSARGYSIFTTIDPEMQESAERAVKDGAREADWRSGRGGSDKDPAQAALVAIDPSDGYMRAMVGGRSYAESPYNRAVDSRRQPGSAFKPFVYVAALDSPYQGRRPPLTAATMLEDMPDTFATPQGPWAPRNYENSYEGHVTAARALARSLNAATVHLAEMVGIPNVARTAHVLGIQSRLREVASLSLGTSEVTPLELTTAYAALANGGVWIRPVAVRAVLDRAGDEVWSPKKEMRRVLRPETAYMATIMLEGPVIYGTAAGIRSQYGFTRPAAGKTGTTDDENDAWFMGYTPQLVTGVWVGCDHNRKLGLTGTQAAVPIWVRFMDEAHRHLPVRDFVAPPGVVEVWIDAQTGYRAGPDCPRVMRVAFAAGTEPRTVCPAFHAPALFDESDSTSAFDHGTELEPRDHGDQPFDPGDEGPPGDDDQQPPPPSDEGDQQGR from the coding sequence GTGGAACCGTGGTGGCGCAAACGTCCTGAGTGGTCCCGGCCGGCCTGGCTCAAAGTCCCGAGCGGGACCACGCCGCGCCCGCCGTGGCTCAAGCTTCCGCGCCCGTCCTGGCTTCCCAAGGGCCACGCCCGCTGGCTGATCTTCCTGCTCATCGTCGCTTTCGGCTTCGTCGCCTACGACTGGTTCCGGCTCTCGGCGATCGGCTCGTCCCAGTATTCGGGGAAGGGGTGGACTTTCCCGACCCGCGTCTACGCCGATTGGAGGGAGTACCGGGTCGGCGATCCGCTCGACACGCCGACGCTCCAATCGTCGCTCGATCGCGCGCGCTACCGCCGCGTCTGGGCGCGCCCGGCCGACTATGGGCAGTACCGCATTCGCGGCACCTTCTTCGAGATCCGGCTGCGCCCCTTCCGCTATCCCGATTTCGCCGAGACGGGGACCGAGGTCCTGGCGGACGTGCGGAATGGGCGGCTCGTTTCGCTCTCCCAGGGATTTCAGGAGCCCCGCGGCCGCGGCATCCTCCGCATCGACCCCGAGCTCCTCGGCGAATTCTCGAACGCCTCGCGCGAGCGGCGGAGCTACGTCCCGATCGGAGACATTCCCCGCCACGTCGTGCTGGCCGTGGTCGCCAGCGAGGACCGGCGCTTCTTCCGCCACTGGGGCCTCGATCTGATCGGCGTCTTCCGCGCCACGCTCCGCAACATGAGGGCCGGATCGGTCGTGGAGGGGGGAAGCACGATCAACCAGCAGCTCGCGAAGAACCTCTTCCTCTCCCAGGAGCGGAACATCTTCCGGAAGTTCCACGAGGCGCTGCTCGCGCTCCTGATCGAGATCCGCTATCCGAAGGAGAAGATCCTCGAGCTCTACCTGAACCAGATCTACCTGGGGCAGCGGGGAAGCTGGAGCGTCTGCGGGGTCGAGGAGGCGTCGCTCTTCTACTTCAACAAGCACGCCAAGGAGCTGACCCTTCCCGAGGGAGCGATGCTCGCCGGGATCATTCCGGCGCCGAACCGACTCTCCCCCTACCGCGACCGCGGCGCCGCGCTGGCGCGGCGCGACCAGGTGCTCGCCGACATGGTCGATTGCGGCTGGATCTCCAAGGAGGACATGCGCCGCTACCGCCGCATGCCGATGCGCTTCGGCGCGAACCCGCCGCCCACCACCAAGGCGCCCTACTTCGTCGACTACGTGCGCGAGGTCCTCTCCAAGGACATAGCACCCCTCGACCTGAGCGCGCGCGGCTACTCCATCTTCACGACGATCGATCCCGAGATGCAGGAGAGCGCCGAGCGCGCCGTGAAGGACGGCGCGCGCGAGGCCGACTGGCGGTCGGGGCGCGGCGGCTCCGACAAGGACCCCGCCCAGGCCGCGCTGGTGGCGATCGATCCCTCCGACGGGTACATGCGCGCGATGGTCGGGGGGCGGAGCTATGCCGAATCGCCCTACAACCGCGCGGTGGACTCCCGCCGGCAGCCCGGCTCCGCGTTCAAGCCGTTCGTCTACGTGGCCGCGCTCGATTCTCCCTACCAGGGACGGCGGCCGCCGCTGACGGCGGCCACGATGCTGGAGGACATGCCGGACACCTTCGCGACCCCGCAGGGACCCTGGGCTCCGCGCAACTACGAGAACTCCTACGAGGGGCACGTGACGGCGGCGCGCGCGCTCGCGCGCTCGCTGAACGCGGCCACCGTCCACCTGGCGGAGATGGTGGGGATCCCCAACGTGGCCCGCACGGCGCACGTGCTGGGCATCCAGAGCCGGTTGCGCGAGGTGGCGTCGCTCTCCCTGGGCACGAGCGAGGTGACCCCGCTGGAGCTGACGACGGCCTACGCGGCGCTCGCCAACGGCGGGGTCTGGATCCGCCCCGTCGCGGTGCGCGCCGTGCTGGACCGTGCGGGCGATGAGGTCTGGTCGCCGAAGAAGGAGATGCGCCGCGTGCTCCGGCCCGAGACGGCCTACATGGCGACCATCATGCTCGAGGGCCCGGTGATCTACGGCACGGCGGCGGGGATCCGCTCGCAGTACGGCTTCACGCGCCCCGCGGCGGGGAAGACCGGGACCACCGACGACGAGAACGACGCCTGGTTCATGGGCTACACGCCGCAGCTGGTGACCGGCGTGTGGGTGGGCTGCGACCACAACCGGAAGCTGGGGCTCACCGGGACGCAGGCGGCGGTGCCGATCTGGGTCCGCTTCATGGACGAGGCGCACCGCCATCTTCCGGTGCGCGACTTCGTAGCACCGCCGGGCGTCGTCGAGGTGTGGATCGACGCGCAGACCGGCTATCGCGCGGGCCCCGACTGTCCGCGCGTGATGCGCGTGGCGTTCGCGGCGGGAACCGAGCCGCGCACCGTTTGTCCCGCGTTCCACGCGCCCGCGCTCTTCGACGAGAGCGATTCCACGAGCGCGTTCGATCACGGCACCGAGCTGGAGCCGCGCGATCACGGCGACCAGCCGTTCGATCCGGGCGACGAAGGGCCGCCCGGCGACGACGACCAGCAGCCGCCGCCGCCTTCCGACGAGGGCGACCAGCAGGGACGCTGA